One genomic region from Camelus bactrianus isolate YW-2024 breed Bactrian camel chromosome 3, ASM4877302v1, whole genome shotgun sequence encodes:
- the SPINK6 gene encoding serine protease inhibitor Kazal-type 6, whose amino-acid sequence MKISGVFLLLSLAFFCFFSGIFSQGVQDKRGWITRSEGRWPGKGGLRRHLFHVDCGEFQDPKVYCTRESNPHCGSDGQTYGNKCAFCKAVVKSGGKINLKHPGKC is encoded by the exons ATGAAAATATCAGGtgtctttctgcttctctctctggcttttttctgctttttctcag gtaTCTTCAGTCAAGGAGTTCAG GACAAGAGAGGCTGGATCACAAGATCAGAGGGCCGGTGGCCAGGGAAAGGTGGCTTAAGGCGGCATCTCTTTCAC GTTGACTGTGGTGAGTTCCAGGATCCCAAGGTCTACTGCACTCGAGAATCTAATCCCCACTGTGGTTCTGATGGCCAGACATATGGCAATAAATGTGCCTTCTGTAAGGCGGTGGT GAAAAGCGGTGGGAAGATCAACTTAAAGCACCCTGGAAAATGCTGA